From Ammospiza caudacuta isolate bAmmCau1 chromosome 15, bAmmCau1.pri, whole genome shotgun sequence, a single genomic window includes:
- the L3MBTL1 gene encoding lethal(3)malignant brain tumor-like protein 1: MESRGEMEVVRSSKGSAAGEVSVHVVTTESTVQSTHLPTTAFIIPANATAINLPTSTLEIQRFPREPQRSTGAERPDRGAGNEPITAAVIPQISGVQTCSTVRVLEWKDGVATLPGSNLRFRINEYGTLKVVSADKLPPVEAVKEAHTDKDGDSEVAPSSRDNPTVAQDVPEQPAAEGLCHCDTCGRRHVWDGAREGRGFCSEHCHQQFKERSVIVENSASSTNATEILKPVKKRKRKDYQSPSEEEYESEQMEEKQEERKSSVEDSAMSNVEAEAWNGSQHGASEEKKEGWSWASYLEEQKAVAAPLDLFQDYQVASQHKNGFKVGMKLEGIDPQHPSMYFILTVAEVCGYRMRLHFDGYSECHDFWLNADSPDIHPAGWFEETGHKLQPPKGVVGYKEEEFSWTNYLKLTKAQAAPKHLFMVRNTHEASPGFKVGMKLEAVDRMNPSLICVATVTDVVDNRFLVHFDNWDDTYDYWCDPSSPYIHPVGWCHEHGKPLTPPQDYPDPDNFTWEKYLKETGASAVPAWAFKVRPPHGFLVNMKLEAVDRRSPSFIRVASVEDVEDHRIKVHFDGWSHVYDFWIDADHPDIHPMGWCSKTGHPLQPPLRPKEPASSAHGGCPSLGCKSIPHSKSSKYSFHHRKCPTPGCDGSGHVTGRFTAHYCLSGCPLAEKNQGRLKADLSDTEASTRKRSPMGFPQRKKSRHHGRGRPPKYRKIQQEDFQTISSDNVHQSLFMSALSAHPDRSLSLCWEQHCKLLPGVAGITAATVAKWTIDEVFSFVQTLTGCEDQAKLFKDEMIDGEAFLLLTQADIVKIMSVKLGPALKIYNAILMFKNADDTLK; the protein is encoded by the exons ATGGAGAGCAGGGGGGAGATGGAGGTGGTGAGGAGCTCcaagggcagtgctgctggggaggtCAGCGTCCACGTGGTCACCACCGAGAGCACGGTGCAGAGCACCCACCTGCCCACCACTGCCTTCATCATTCCAG CAAACGCCACTGCCATCAACCTTCCCACGAGCACCTTAGAAATCCAGCGATTCCCCCGGGAGCCCCAGAGGAGCACAGGGGCTGAGAGGCCAgacagaggagcagggaatgagcccatcactgctgctgtcatTCCCCAGATCAGCGGGGTGCAGACCTGCAGCACAGTCCGTGTGCTGGAGTGGAAAGATGGGGTGGCAACTTTGCCTGGGAGTAACCTGCGG TTCCGGATCAATGAGTACGGCACGCTGAAGGTGGTGAGTGCTGATAAGCTGCCTCCTGTGGAAGCTGTGAAGGAGGCTCACACAGACAAAGATGGGGACTCCGAGGTGGCACCCTCCAGCAGAGACAATCCTACTGTGGCTCAGG ACGTGCCGGAGCAGCCCGCGGCAGAGGGGCTGTGTCACTGCGATACCTGCGGCCGCAGACACGTGTGGGACGGCGCCCGTGAGGGCAGGGGCTTCTGCAGCgagcactgccaccagcagtTCAAAGAGAG GTCTGTCATTGTGGaaaactctgccagcagcaccaatGCCACAGAAATCCTGAAGCCTGTGAAGAAACGAAAGAGGAAGGACTATCAGAGCCCCTCGGAGGAAGAATATGAGTCTGAGCAAATG gaggaaaagcaggaagagaggaaaagctcGGTGGAAGACTCTGCCATGAGCAATGTGGAGGCCGAGGCGTGGAACGGGAGCCAGCACG GTGCCAgtgaggagaagaaagaaggCTGGTCTTGGGCGTCCTACTTGGAGGAGCAGAAAGCTGTCGCTGCCCCTTTAGATCTCTTCCAGGAT tACCAAGTAGCTTCCCAGCACAAGAATGGCTTTAAAgtggggatgaagctggaggGGATCGACCCACAGCACCCATCCATGTACTTCATCCTGACAGTGGCTGAG gTCTGTGGCTACCGGATGCGTCTCCACTTTGATGGCTACTCCGAGTGTCACGACTTCTGGCTGAATGCTGACTCCCCTGACATCCACCCTGCTGGCTGGTTTGAGGAGACAGGGCACAAACTCCAGCCCCCCAAAG gGGTTGTAGGTTATAAGGAAGAGGAATTCAGCTGGACAAACTACCTGAAGTTAACAAAGGCTCAGGCAGCTCCTAAGCACCTCTTCATGGTCCGAAACACT CACGAGGCTTCTCCAGGCTTCAAGGTGGGCATGAAGCTCGAGGCCGTGGACCGCATGAACCCGTCCCTGATCTGCGTGGCCACAGTGACTGACGTGGTGGACAATCGCTTCCTGGTGCACTTTGACAACTGGGATGATACTTATGACTACTG GTGTGATCCCAGCAGTCCATACATCCACCCGGTTGGATGGTGTCATGAGCACGGCAAACCCCTCACACCTCCTCAAG ATTATCCTGATCCTGACAACTTCACCTGGGAAAAGTACTTGAAAGAAACTGGAGCATCTGCTGTCCCAGCTTGGGCCTTTAAAGTG CGCCCGCCCCACGGCTTCCTGGTCAACATGAAGCTGGAGGCAGTGGACAGGAGGTCTCCTTCCTTCATCCGAGTGGCCAGTGTGGAGGATGTGGAAGATCACAGGATAAAG GTGCATTTTGATGGCTGGAGCCACGTGTATGATTTCTGGATTGATGCAGATCATCCAGACATCCATCCCATGGGCTGGTGCTCAAAAACAGGACAccccctgcagcctcctctca ggccAAAGGAACCAGCCTCCTCTGCCCATGGGGGCTGCCCAAGCCTGGGCTGCAAGAGCATCCCTCACTCCAAGAGCTCCAAGTACAGCTTTCACCACAG GAAGTGCCCCACGCCGGGCTGCGATGGCTCAGGCCATGTGACGGGGAGGTTCACAGCCCATTACTGCCTCTCAGGGTGCCCGCTGGCAGAGAAGAACCAAGGCAGGCTCAAGGCCGACCTGTCTGACACCGAGGCCTCGACGCGCAAGAGGAGCCCCATGGGTTTCCCTCAGCGAAAGAAATCTCGGCACCACGGCAG AGGGAGACCTCCAAAGTACCGGAAGATCCAGCAGGAAGACTTCCAGA CTATTTCCTCAGACAACGTGCACCAGTCGCTCTTCATGTCCGCCCTGTCCGCCCACCCCGAccgctccctgtccctgtgctgggagcagcactgcaagCTGCTGCCCGGGGTGGCTGGCATCACAGCAGCCACGGTGGCCAAGTGGACCATTGATGAG GTTTTTAGCTTTGTGCAGACTCTGACGGGTTGTGAGGACCAAGCCAAGCTCTTCAAGGATGAG ATGATCGATGGCGAAGCATTCCTCCTGCTGACGCAGGCTGACATCGTCAAGATTATGAGTGTCAAGCTGGGCCCGGCACTCAAGATCTACAATGCCATCCTCATGTTCAAGAATGCTGATGACACCTTAAAGTGA
- the LOC131564524 gene encoding immunoglobulin superfamily member 1-like: MLPVTRVLALGAWLVSLGEATPSGPTISIFQKPPGVIPPGGSTTIYCICQCSSGSFRMYKGGHQLPTLEQSGGRAEFSISNATYEDRGSYVCHYLEGDTELARSTGLEVFVEELRLPGPNLSVLSGHEVDVGAEVMFRCTTTQPSTSCYLYLEGQMEVLLFLRDQGNHNFSLVQKGHSGRYSCQCMNGWKEWSAVSNTLDLVVRDYTLCNAVRLALAAALLLLLGLIAAEAARGRCRGWGSRPGPAALIALRTPRWDQ; the protein is encoded by the exons ATGCTGCCTGTGACCCGTGTGCTTGCCTTGG GCGCTTGGCTGGTGTCACTGGGCGAGGCTACACCAA GTGGCCCCACAATTTCCATCTTCCAGAAGCCACCAGGGGTGATCCCACCTGGAGGCTCCACCACCATCTACTGCATTTGCCAGTGCAGCAGTGGGAGCTTTAGGATGTACAAGGGTGGCCACCAGCTCCCCACCCTGGAGCAGAGTGGTGGCAGGGCCGAGTTCTCCATCTCTAATGCCACCTACGAGGACAGAGGTAGCTACGTCTGCCATTACCTGGAGGGAGACACTGAGCTGGCTCGAAGCACTGGACTGGAAGTCTTTGTGGAAG AGCTCCGTCTGCCCGGACCCAACCTCTCTGTCCTCTCTGGGCACGAGGTGGATGTGGGAGCTGAGGTGATGTTCCGCTGCACcaccacacagcccagcaccagctgtTACCTGTACCTGGAGGGCCAGAtggaagtgctgctgttccTCAGGGACCAAGGGAACCACAACTTCTCCCTCGTGCAGAAAGGTCACAGCGGCCGCTACAGCTGCCAGTGCATGAATGGTTGGAAAGAATGGTCTGCTGTCAGCAACACCCTGGACCTGGTGGTGAGAG aTTACACGCTGTGCAACGCCGTGCGCCTGGCGCTGGCGGCCgcgctgctgctcctgctggggctgatCGCGGCCGAGGCGGCGCGgggccgctgccggggctgggggagccgcccgggccccgccgcgctcATCGCCCTGCGGACCCCGCGCTGGGATCAATAA